A segment of the uncultured Desulfobulbus sp. genome:
AAAATTGTACGAATAACGCCGAGATGAGCAGAAAAAGCAATTATTCGAGATTCCCTAGAAATGAAAGCCTAACTTGGTGGTTATGCCATAAGCATTGCCACTATTGACGCTGGCGTACTCTCTATCTTGATAGTATTCGAAAGAAAGGGTGGTATGGTCACGAAGCAGTATCGAAGCCTTGGTGGTGTAACGCTCTTCAGGAAGATACTGACAGAGCGTTTCCGAAGATTTTTGATAGCCCACGGCAATCAGCGCTGGATGGTTGAAAAAACGCGTGTTGTAGGCAAGCTGACTATGCCAGGCTGTAGGATCCTTTTCCTGACCATTCTGACTGGCTTCCTCTAGCTGATCGCGGGCCTCTATGGCATGAATGTAGCCCCCGGTTAAGGTAAAAGAGTTAAAGCTATAGCCCAGGATAAGGTTGAGAGCTCCCATGCGCTCGGTCGTGTCGAAGCCCATTTCAGCAAAAGTTTCTGCCATTCCCGTCGTGTCGGCAATGTCATAAATCCAGCCAACTCCAGCAATGACGGAGCTGCTGGGATCCATGCTGTAGCGATAGCAAATAGGGATTTCTGCATCTTCTGCTTCCGCGTTCAATAACTGCTCAAGACCATTGGCTGGAAGGGAATCCTTAATTTTTTTATCGCGCTTGAGCCAAGCCTGTTCCGTCTTGGGGGGCTCGCCTACACTCGTGTAGTGTTTGTTGCCCATGGGGATGTAAAACTGATTGAACAGGGGGGTGTATTTACCCAGGTGAATATGCAGCGGTTGTACCACCAGCTGTTGTTTTGCGGCGCAAAGCTGCGGGCATTGGATACTGAGAAGCAAGGTTGCTCCCAATAATGCTCTGGTTATTGCTCGGTACATATCCCGTTTCATTATTCTGCGAAATCCTGTGGAAGGATTCATTCTTCCCTGAGGAAAGAACGTCTTTCATGATTTATTTGCTGAGTACTAGGGTAGATATTTTTTTCTAATATTGCAAGCAAGGTAAGGAAGAAAATGGCAATAAAATCCTGGATTCAGTATCTTGCAAAAATACACGGTGTGTCTGTCTCTTGGCTTGCCCCCTGCTTGGCAAAGCTTATGGGGCATCCATAACACGACAACTTCATTGGTTGCAACCTGCCGATAAAGTTTATTTTAATCAGTAGGTTACAGCCAACGAAGTTGAGGCGTAGATGAATGCTCACGGATTCAGGAATATATTCAAGGTAGCCAAATTTTTTCAGGTGCGGTAAGGAAAGCAGTTTTATGTTATATTATTACTCTCAATGCCCGTCTTAAAAAAACGAGATTTCTCCTTCTGGTCGAGATGCCTCCGGGGCATGACACCTTCGCTCTAGCCGCAACATCGATGTCATCCCGTGGCATCTGAGGGGCTTGCTGTATTAACTGGTGGCTGAGGTTCGATAGTAATCATAGTATCTTATGTGATTTAGCTCATATGACCAAAAAAAAACAGTTGAGCGCCAGCCAGGAAGATTACCTGGAGGCGGTATATCATATTGCCCGTGAAAAGAAAGTTGCGCGGGCCAAGGATATAGCCAAGCGGCTAAACGTGCGCGCATCGTCAGTGACGAATGCCTTGCGCTCTCTCAGCTCGCTGGGGCTTATCAATTACGCACCCTATGACCTCATTACCCTGACCGAATCCGGCCAGGTACAGGCAAAGGACATCGTTGCCCGCCATGAAGCCCTGGCCAATTTTATGGTACAGGTTTTGGGGGTTGACCCGGTCGAGGCAGATGAGGCGGCCTGTAAGATGGAACACTCCGTTCCCAAGAATATTGTCAATCGCCTGATTCAGTATGCCGACTATATTACCCACTGTCCACGTGGCGGCATCACCTGGGATTCGGGGTTTGGCTACTATTGCAAAACTGGTTGTACCCCAGGCGGTTGTGATCGTAATCGTCCCCAGCAGGACACGGATGACTCATCCGATGACACTCCATTATCCTCGCACTAACTCTGACAAAGAAGAACGCTACGCCCATGGATCGTCCCGAAATCACTCAGCTGTTGTTTCATCCCACCAAGGTTGCTCAAAACACACCGCCCGAAGGAGCCATTGACTTTGCGGTTTCTATAGATCCGGATGTGAGCATCGCCTGTAGAATGCACGCCTTTTCCAAAGAGTATCCAACCTTGATTTTTTTTCATGGAAACGGCGAGATCATCCCCGACTACGATGAAATTGGTCCCTGTTATGGAAAAGAAGGGATGAATCTGCTGGTTGCCGAATACCGCGGCTACGGCTGGAGCAGCGGAACTCCTTTGACCAGCACCTTCCTCCCAGATGCCAACACCGTTTTTTTGCGGGCAGTTGACTGGCTTATCCAAGAGGGATTCACCGCGCCTGTTTTTGTTATGGGCCGTTCCCTGGGCAGTGCCTGTGCCATAGATATCGCCTACAATCACAGCGAACGTCTTGCTGGCCTGGTTATTGAGTCAGGCTTTGCCCGCACCATTCCCCTCTCAAAGATGCTGGGCGTCGATTTGGAGGCCATGGGGTTGACTGAAGAGGAATGCTTCAATAACGTGGGCAAAATTCGGGAAGTAGAAAAACCGACCTATATTTTGCACGGACAGTATGATCAGTTGATTCCGTTGTGGCAATCTGAGACCCTGCAGGCCGAGAGTGGTGCCAGAAAAAAAGAATTTCAGATCATACCAGGGGCAGATCATAACTCGCTTATAGCCAAGGTTGGCCAGATGTATTTTCAGGCTATCAAGAAATTTGTTTACGACGCAGCAGGCCTGACGCCAAGCTGGCGTGATCGAAGGCGGCAGTTTAAAGCCCAGCAGTCCATTTAAGGCGAGGGAGAGCACGGTGACAAAACGTGAGGGGTATCTATCCTGGGATGAGTATTTTATGGCAGTTGCCATCCTTTCGGGGCAACGCTCTAAGGACCCCAACACCCAGGTAGGGGCCTGCGTTGCCAACAGTCAAAATAAGATTGTGGGTGTCGGCTACAACGGTTTTCCCTGGGGATGCTCAGACGACGAGTTGCCCTGGGACCGTGAGGGGCACTTTCTCGATACCAAGTACCCTTATGTCTGCCATGCAGAGCTCAATGCCGTGCTCAATTCCATCACCTATGATTTACGGGACTGCCGCCTTTATGTGGCCCTTTTTCCCTGTAATGAGTGCACCAAGGTGATCATTCAGGCTGGCATTCGTGAAATTATCTATCTTTCGGATAAATACAAAGAGAGTGACTCGGTCCGGGCGTCAAAAATTATGCTCGAGAAATCTAAGACCATTTACCGTCAATTTACGCCATCCAGGAATTCTATTCTCCTTAATTTTCAAGTGGATTGACCAAAAAATCTGTCAACTCCAGCATGCGGTGATATCTCGGGAACCTTGTTTCGTCCCATTTTTTCAATTATTCTTGCACCGATTGTCTGGAGACAACCAAGGAAGCTGAATGCGATTTGAAGAACTGGCTTTGCCAGAACCCCTCGGCAAGGGTATTGCCGAAGCAGGCTTTACAGAATGCACCCCCATCCAGGAACTCACCCTTCCTCTCACCCTTGCTGGCCGCGATATCGCCGGCAAAGGCCAGACAGGTACCGGTAAAACCGCTGCCTTTCTTATCTCGCTCTACAAAAGACTTCTCGACAACCCCGAGGGCAATGGTGGCCAGCATCCCCGTGCACTGATTTTGGCACCAACCCGTGAACTGGCAGTGCAAATCGAACAGGATGCACGGCAGCTGGGGGCCCAGTGTGGTTTTTCCATTCAGGCTGTGTATGGAGGGGTCGATTATGAAAAACAGCGCAATAGCCTGAAAGAGGGGATTGATATCCTCATCGGTACCCCAGGCAGGCTGATTGATTACCTCAAGCAAAAGGTCTATAGCCTTTCCAAAGTCGAGATGCTGATCATTGATGAGGCAGATCGCATGTTTGATCTGGGATTTATAGGGGATCTTCGTTTTTTGCTCCGGCGTCTGCCCCCCTTTGATCAACGCCAGAATTTAATGTTCTCCGCCACGCTCAATCACCGGGTTATGGAGTTGGCATATGAATTCATGAACATGCCGGAGAAGGTCTCCGTCGGCGGTGACACGATTACCGCAGACAGAGTAGAGGAGGCGCTCTACCATGTGGGGAGTGACGAAAAATTTTCTCTCCTGCTCGGTCTGCTCGCCCAGGAAAATATGGAAAGGACCATGATTTTCACCAACACCAAGCGAGAAGGTGTGCGTCTGCAAGGGTTGATGGAGGCCAACGGATTTACCTGCCGAATTATTTCTGGGGATGTTGCCCAGGCCAAGCGCCTGAAAATCATGAGCGATTTCAAAGCGGGGAACCTGCCTTTTCTTATCGCCACCGATGTAGCCTCACGCGGGCTCCACATCGAAGGGGTTACCCATGTGGTCAATTATGATCTGCCGGAGGATCCAGAGGATTACGTGCACCGAATCGGGCGGACAGCCCGTGCTGGAGCCGAGGGGAAAGCCATCTCTTTGGCCGATGAAGAAGGTGCCCTTAATCTGGAAGCCATTGAGACATATATTGGGCATGCCATAGAAAGTGAATGGGCCGACGATGCGCTCTATGTCACAGACTTTAAGCGGCCTCCTCGGAGTAGCCGCAAGAAAAAGCCGGCCAGAAGAAGAAAACAGCCTTCGAACCCAGCTGCGGGAGAAACTGCACCGAACAAAAAAAATGCAAGCCAGGATGCGCAGAGTAAAGCGCCAAGGCGACGAAGAAGACGCAAGGTAAAGACCACCCCATCTGAGGGCTGAGGTTGTAAACAGCGAGATCCCTCAGATTCGATCGGGATGGCACCTACCTTAGCCCGGCAGCAGGGGGCCACAACCTGGAAGTGCCGACTCGATCAAAGCGAGAGATCTCACTCTTTCAAGCTGCGCATTGATGATACTCACCTTTTTCAAAGGCCAGACCGTACCAGGGCTGCTTGTTCATGAGCCCAATAGAATGGCGTTTGACCTTACCTTTTCCGAGTTTTTCCTCCATGAAATCCATCCACTGGGTTGCCTGTAAGTGGCTGGCGAATGGGCCTGCAACAACGATATCCGTATGGGCAATGCCCTTGGATGCAAGATATTCGTCGATTCTCTGCTGCTCCTGGAAAATTCCCAATTCTACTTTCACGTGACCTGCCTGTTCGTTTTGTGTGGACGTTGTCGTGCTGCGCTCACCCTTTTGAAATCCTGAACTGTATCGTGTTGCACAAGGGCTGGTGGTACAGATTCTGGGGTACGCCGCATTTTTCATTGTATTGCATGTGTTGAACCTAGGGGCTCTTGAATAATTTGATTATTCAAGAGCCCCTATATCAAGTATTGTGCCATGTCTTCCCGTTTTTTAACTGCTTGAAAAAAGGTATTTTTGGGTATCTTGCTGGATCGCACTAGAATAAGCGTTGCATATTGCAACATTAAAAGTCAAGAGTGACCGAGTTGGGGACGAAAGTGTTGCAAAAAGCAACATGCTAAAGGGGGGTGTTGCAGGAAGCAACAGGTGGACTGGATCAGGGGGGATGTTTTGGTTAGCCGTCAGGACTTTCCAGGCCGTAGCGCTTAATTTTGCGCCAGAGGGAAACGCGGTCAATACCCAGGATTTTGACCGCCGCAGATTTGTTGCCCTCAACTTCATCCAGAACTTCGAGAATGTATTGTTTTTCCTGCTCCATCAGGGTCGGCCATTGCTCACGGGTATCGCGTGCTGGGCTCCAGTCGGTATCTCCAAATACGGTGGCCACATGCTGGGGCTCGACCTGATCG
Coding sequences within it:
- a CDS encoding DEAD/DEAH box helicase, producing the protein MRFEELALPEPLGKGIAEAGFTECTPIQELTLPLTLAGRDIAGKGQTGTGKTAAFLISLYKRLLDNPEGNGGQHPRALILAPTRELAVQIEQDARQLGAQCGFSIQAVYGGVDYEKQRNSLKEGIDILIGTPGRLIDYLKQKVYSLSKVEMLIIDEADRMFDLGFIGDLRFLLRRLPPFDQRQNLMFSATLNHRVMELAYEFMNMPEKVSVGGDTITADRVEEALYHVGSDEKFSLLLGLLAQENMERTMIFTNTKREGVRLQGLMEANGFTCRIISGDVAQAKRLKIMSDFKAGNLPFLIATDVASRGLHIEGVTHVVNYDLPEDPEDYVHRIGRTARAGAEGKAISLADEEGALNLEAIETYIGHAIESEWADDALYVTDFKRPPRSSRKKKPARRRKQPSNPAAGETAPNKKNASQDAQSKAPRRRRRRKVKTTPSEG
- a CDS encoding metal-dependent transcriptional regulator yields the protein MTKKKQLSASQEDYLEAVYHIAREKKVARAKDIAKRLNVRASSVTNALRSLSSLGLINYAPYDLITLTESGQVQAKDIVARHEALANFMVQVLGVDPVEADEAACKMEHSVPKNIVNRLIQYADYITHCPRGGITWDSGFGYYCKTGCTPGGCDRNRPQQDTDDSSDDTPLSSH
- a CDS encoding alpha/beta hydrolase; its protein translation is MDRPEITQLLFHPTKVAQNTPPEGAIDFAVSIDPDVSIACRMHAFSKEYPTLIFFHGNGEIIPDYDEIGPCYGKEGMNLLVAEYRGYGWSSGTPLTSTFLPDANTVFLRAVDWLIQEGFTAPVFVMGRSLGSACAIDIAYNHSERLAGLVIESGFARTIPLSKMLGVDLEAMGLTEEECFNNVGKIREVEKPTYILHGQYDQLIPLWQSETLQAESGARKKEFQIIPGADHNSLIAKVGQMYFQAIKKFVYDAAGLTPSWRDRRRQFKAQQSI
- a CDS encoding dCMP deaminase family protein, encoding MTKREGYLSWDEYFMAVAILSGQRSKDPNTQVGACVANSQNKIVGVGYNGFPWGCSDDELPWDREGHFLDTKYPYVCHAELNAVLNSITYDLRDCRLYVALFPCNECTKVIIQAGIREIIYLSDKYKESDSVRASKIMLEKSKTIYRQFTPSRNSILLNFQVD
- a CDS encoding LbtU family siderophore porin; its protein translation is MYRAITRALLGATLLLSIQCPQLCAAKQQLVVQPLHIHLGKYTPLFNQFYIPMGNKHYTSVGEPPKTEQAWLKRDKKIKDSLPANGLEQLLNAEAEDAEIPICYRYSMDPSSSVIAGVGWIYDIADTTGMAETFAEMGFDTTERMGALNLILGYSFNSFTLTGGYIHAIEARDQLEEASQNGQEKDPTAWHSQLAYNTRFFNHPALIAVGYQKSSETLCQYLPEERYTTKASILLRDHTTLSFEYYQDREYASVNSGNAYGITTKLGFHF